The DNA window GTGCTGGGGTACAGTGACTCTCTGGCAGACCGTGGGTACACCGTGCTGTTGGCAGTAGCAGTATTCTTTGTGCCCTTTGCTGTCATGCTGTACTCTTATATGTGCATCCTCAACACAGTGCGCCGCAACACCCTGCGCATCCACAACCACACCAGTGAGCATTCCTGCCTGCCGGCCCTCAACCAAGTCAGCAAAATGAGACTCACCGGGCTGCAGCGGCCCCCTCAGATCAAGGTGGACATGAGCTTCAAGACCAGAGCCTTCACCACCATCCTCATCCTCTTTGTCGGCTTCTCCGTGTGCTGGCTGCCGCACACGGTGGTCAGCCTGCTGGCCGTGTTCAGCCGGCAGTTCTACTACAGCTCCGTCTTCTACCCAATCAGCATAGGTGCCCTGTGGCTCAGCTACCTGAAGACGGTGTTCAACCCCGTCATCTACTGCTGGAGGATCAGGAAGTTCAGGGAGGCCTGTCAGGAGTTCATCCCCAAGAGCTGCAGGCTGTGTCCCAGAGTGCCGGGCAGGAGCCGCAGGAGAGTGAGGCCCAGCAACATCTACGTGTGCAGCGAaactcagtcagctgtgtgaaGGCGAGGAGGAGCAGCTTCTCAACGCACAAACGTGCTAGAGTTTTTAACTTGACCCTTTTCTCGTTTTAAGCAATCAGAGGCTGCCGAGGCTGAGAATCTACAGGGTGTTGACAAAATAATCGCCACAAGAATGCACTTTTGATATAAACTTTTATGCCAACATGCCAGAGAAGTCCTTAAAGTGCTCAGAGAAATGGGGATATGCTGAGGAAGGGCGTGTCATACAATCAAAAGCTCCAGAGTAGCTACTGAATGAATCTCGTGGtgagattattttgtttgcTTACTCCtagattaaagattaaattTTACAGTCTCAAGATATGTTGATTAATTTAAAGGTCCattgtgtaggatttagggcCAGACATGCGTGTCATAAATCGGAATGAACCTTTGAGGTGGAGCGGGGCCTTCCCCATTGACCCGTGGCCAGAGACCATATCGGCAAGTCTTTTACAACACCAACTTGAGGTTATCTTATTGTTCAACAAATGCAagtttaaaggaatagtttgggTCTATTGATGTGAGGTTGTATGACTTAATTATCCCTAGTCTGTGTATTACCTGCAGCGGATGACTGTCAGCTCTCCCCCTGTGTGAAGACATATGTTAGCCACCTTAAAGAAAGCCCAcctaaaagaaaatgtatatatgtttaagTGCAGTTGTATTTTTAACATATATGGCACTTTACATTGCAGACAGCCCTTTCCTTTGGCACTACCTTCCCTCAACCATGCATTGCTGTATTCCTACACACAAGCAGGAAACACGCTGACTAGGAATAAGTACCTTATACAAACCAATACAACATACACATCAAAAGACCCGAACTGTCCCTTTGAtgtcaaatgtttaaataaccTCACTTTTCATGATAATCCCATGGATTAGCGTGATATCATCCTCTTCTGTGATTATTAGAGGTCTGTCCAACATCGACAAAGCAGTTGACTGGACACCTCAAGCTGCAAAGAAGGTCAATTATGACTCTTGGTGTGAAGACTTTTTCATCAGTGGAGGTTTTATAGGTGAGCAATTCTCACTTGGATGAATAGACCCAATCTTTATCTAGTTGTCTTTATAAATCACTATCCAAGTTGCAGTGCCAAGTTTCTTCAGAAGCCCAGattggacaaaccaaacactgactctcGAGAggacttttcacttttttagcAGCCCCCCTAGGGGATGGTGAGATGAGGAGCCTTCACGTTGTTGTTACCTGCAACATCCTCGCCAGAAGCCActaaatcccacacactggGCCTTTTACTTCATGGCCATTACGATTTACAAGACTTACTGCTATTCAAACAATCCCGTGCCGTCCATTGTTGCTCCACATCtctgtttcatcatttgttcctgatgtgttttttcagcatcaTTCTGTTTAGTGCAGACTGTGGACTTTCTTTAAGGTGTAGTGGTGATAATAACTCTACTGTCAGTTATGTGAGgagtttcacaaaaaaacaaaacaaaacaaaaaacattcatgatgtcagtgttcagtggtgttctcagaggagagTCTGTGAGCTTTTTAACGTACAATCTGACTTTAACGAACTGTTGTTGCTGAAACACGATCTCATGTGAGATGAAGCTGTTTTTTgaaactgtgagtgtgtttacaaAGAAGCGTCTGCTATTGAGCTGTGAATGTTGGATGTACTGTTGTGTCATGAATGACCAGGttaataaacactgtttatAAAAGAGGCTGCATCGACAGACTTGAACgctcagaacaaaaaaacacgcCTGCTGCTTTTATAATGTACATAAACCACGTCGGTGCATAATAGAAAGAGATTGCCGAGTTGCTGGGATACTAGAGGCATCTATTCACTGTGAGCTGATATATATCTGCTTCACTGAGGACGACGCAGACAGAGGTTTGTGTTGTGGATACAATCAGGTTAGAAAATCCCCCCTGGAAGAGTGAGGCCTGCACAAAAACTGTAACTCATTTTGCCCTGAGGAATTCTTTGATATGCACTGGGTTGCCTTTTACATGTATTTGGCACTTCAATATAGATGACAAGTGCATTCATTTTGAGATATTTGTATACATGCTATAGATGTAAAAGCTCATGAGTAACACTGGCAGACTCATGCGGCCGGATAGAAGCTGTGTTGCTGTACAGCACAAAGCAGGAAGATGGTGCTGTTCTTTCATTGCAAATTGAGTTAGCTCCATTTCCTACCGAATGCTGGGCTTCATTATCAGGCTGaattgccattttgttttccctaattaattcatttattcttaAGCGATTTTGGCGAGGATCTAGTGGTCTAGTGAAGGTAGGTTAATAACCTGTGCTAGGGATTTTTCTAGataatcagttttattttttttaaagtaaaaaaatggTTGTTTCGTGGTTTAAACCTGACACTCACAAGGTCAGACAAGAGATATGTCCCTAAATCAGATAAGTTTTTGTTTATAACTCCTGAACCACAGGAAGAAAATAAGTAgtatttgtttgtctgcaaCTATCAACGCTGCTGTAATGCACTTTTCTTACATTCCTCTCTTCTTCATACATGTTAATTCTTTAAAATGGAAAGGGAAGGATAAACCAGGACTTTTCTGGTGAGTGTTATTTAGCCTattgaatgaagtgtgtttaatACTGTGTTAAAGAAGGCAATTAAGTGAAGGACACTTCAATTCAGGAGGTGTATGattgtatttttccttttagtAAGAAAAAATAGAAGTGAGAGCATTTCATTCTTTGTGAGTTGTCCATGTATAACAATGTATCTGCCAGCTGAAACTGCAGGGGCTGTCAGACTAGCACCTCTTGCTGGTGCAAAGTGGTATTAGGAGACAGGAGGTgagctgtttagcatgctaacttaagcagacatctctgcaacacaacacatagacGTCTTTAACGCAATGTTATcgctgttgtttcttcacacttaACAGTTCTTGGATATTGGCCATGTCACCATCatggtgacctttgacctcaaaTATGAAGAAATTCCCACAAGGCACTCCTGAGATATCCTAATCAAGAGAATGGGAGATGCAGATGGGTGGAAGGACGCACAACATAAAATGTACAGGCCCTCCAGTGTAACTAAAGGCTTGTCCCAACTCAATATGTCCTTATTTCTCAGTTATGTCCTGTTAGGTTCAGATAACTAGAAGATCCAGTTCTCAGTCAGTGATTGTGCTGGTTAGGGCTTCCAGATTATTCACAGCAGCACTTAGAACTAAAGAAGCCTTTCAAACGTCCAGTAACGTGGATAGGATTAAACAAGATGACGCCAAACTCTGTGTTGATCAGGGTAGCGAAACACGGAGGTGTTGTCTTGAACTGGCCCCATctaaaagacagacagagaggtccTTCTTCTGCATTAGCATGCTGCTAAACAAGATGAATCCACTTCAGTCACAGTGGAACTGAAAACATACTGTATCGTTGAATTTTTAATGTCAGTACATACCACACCCATGTTCGGGAGCCCGCTGTGGCAGCCTCGGGTCAGAACAAAAATGTCCCATCCCCTGTGGTGTCTGGAAATTACTCCTTAGATCCACATCCAAGAAGCTATTAAGTTAGGACTGTAATGCGATGTTGGAGCAACCATGAGATCTAAATTAAGATGGAGGGACATGTGCATTGGTTGTCATGAGATGTAACATTATTAGATGCATAGGCCTCCTCGTTTAGGAACTGCGATGCAAAACAGCGTTAGAAAGACGGATTGCACTTTTATACACCTAAAGTACActgtaaatatgttttgatgttaatttgcatcattttgaCATTAATTAGTTAAAAGTAATTCTTACATTTGGaaataaatactcaagtgaCAGCGTgagatataaatatattcttCGCTGTGTTTTGTCACAGCCTTGACTGGAGCTGCTGTATCACCTCCGATGGTCCCAGTCCAGCCGAACTCTCAGGCCACTGATTGAGCcctgagctaattagctaacagaAGAtagcttcagcttcagcttcagtttctgGAGCTACCTTTCAATTCTAACCTTTTTCCAAAAAATACACCGTTAAGAATATGCATGCTGTAAGAACGACAAGACTTCACACAAATGCTTCACAGGATAAAACAATGAAGTGATAATATTTTATATCCAAAACGTCAAAGGTCAACGTCACTAACCCTTTCTGGCCATTACTCAATGCCGTAACTCATAACACTAATCTTGGAACTGTGCTGATTGTGTAGTAGTGTGTCTTCTGTTCCGTCTGGATGAAGATGTGCGTGAGGCgcacagttgttgttgtggctACAACGTTGTGTAGAACTTTGTCAGAATCAGCTGACTGGTTTAGTGTTTCTGTCAATGAACAACACACAGCACTAGTCAAACACAAGCTCTGTGGTTTTGCTGATGCTGATCATTAGCTGTACCATGTGAAGAAGCTCCTTTGTGAAATTAACCTCTAAGTGGAGGCGGTGTGTTTCTCACTAGAAACTGTTCGCTAGATTGATGAAACATTTCCATACTGTGATAACTTCAAATTCGGCATCAGTTATAATTGATTATATTATACCTTTTCCTAGCAAGATTTTCAAGAAAATATAGCATTAGACTGGGCAGAAATGGCTGTAAATTACAACTTTTACCGGTTGGCAGAGGTCCACAATCACGAGGCTGTAATTCCAGTTAAGACTGGGCTTGAATAATTTGGTGCAGTTTACTGTAATGACGTGGACCACAaaattgcccccccccccaaaaaaaagtgcagaagCAAGGATCCaataaagacacagaaagacTTCTGTTTGTACAAATTGCATAACATCAGCCTGGAATGATTTCAAAGGATAATTCTGTGTGGGTCTTATTTTCATAGCTGTGGCTATAATTTTTATCTGAAACAAATAACAGTACTCAACACATTTGTTGCTCATATCTGGGAACAAGGCGCCATCTGACAAGCTGAGACACATGACCAGGCTGCATAACAgacatttattgtttattttatgttgatAGAACAATcctaacattttcttttaagcaGGTTTGAACATATAGAGACTTAAACTACACAAAGGGGAATCACGTTATCCATTGGGAAATATTGTAAAAGCTATGCTGTCTTTACATCTATACAGTTTTAGGGCATAGTGAGTCAGTCTGCAAAAAAAGAGCACATTGCAGTTTGTTCTGTACAAACACAATGAACTGTGCAACATAacatttacacagaaaaaaacacatttggctgaatgaatatttaaatatgaGCGATTTAAACATCTCTTCTTAAGGAATACCTATTATGGACAGCTGTTCTTCAAACGTAGTGTGTCCTACAGATGTGTCCAACCTTGGACTACTGGAACATGCTACATGTTCCCTGTTTAGATGGTAAATCTGCAGTCAGAGGTAGTTACTGGAGTAATTTGAGCATGTATAAGGCTAACGTATAACGTTTTGTGAAGTCTGCAGATAGCTCTTTTATTCTtggtgaaaacaaataaataaacaaagaaagaaagaaagaaagaccgGCTGACATTGTAAAAGggactgaaaacaaagatttgtatttacatctgTGTTCACCCCGGTGCTTCTGCTGTCGGCACGCCGGGTTGTTATGACGcggtgcatgctgggagtcGGTGAGCATCAAACATGGCGACCTCCACGGGACAAGATGGACAGGCTGATGGTGCCTCTAAATTGGATCTTTTACTGCACCCTGAGCTGTTGTCTCAAGACTTTATGCAGCTGCTCTTGAGTGAGGTGAGTTAATGTCCATAGAGGAACGCGGAACGTTTCATTTAATGCGGATGTTATGGAGGGAGGTCGCCATAATATGAGCAGCATACCGGCTAACATTCAGCATAGCTCTGTGTTTATATTAGCTCTCGCGCCAGCAGCGCTTTCCTTCATGTCAGACGTTGCAAAGTGAGTTAACAGTTCTTTCTGTCTGAATCAGAAACGTGTCAGCACCAGGGACTGTGAGAGTCGGGACCAGCTCACAGAGCTGTACCTCAGGCATGTTATCCCGCTGCCGCAGAGGAGCCTGCCCAACACCCGCTGGGGCAAGAGGATGGAGAAGAGCCAGGGGAGACAGACACCAGCTCATCTACTCAAGTCAAAGTACAAAGACAACACTGTAACACTATTAGAAACAACGTGACATTACATATTGAAGTCCCTTTGTTGCTATTTTCAGACAAACCAGACACCTTCATAGTGACAGCCAGCCATACACATTAATTACTTAAAGTGATAGTTGGGGTCTTTTGATTTTGGGATGTCTGAGGTATTTCTCCTGAGTCAGTACAGtgctctgcttcctgttggTGCTAGGCATTGCTTCACCACACAGGCGTAGAGATGACAGTCATCTACTGTAGGGTTCACACTAGGGATAAGTGTCTCATACAACCCCAAACCAAATAGCCCAACTCTCACTTTAAATTGAATTTCAGCAGTTCACAACAGAACATTGTTTATCACTGTATAATGATATAGTTAAGTAGCTACccaatttctgtttttgtggaTCAAGTAATTGTTTGAGTTCTATATGTCCTGGGTAGATACGTTTGTAATAAAACCTGATATTTTATAAGGTCTTCACATGTTTTGGATTCACATACTTAATTTTTGAAGTCAGTAGTGACTAAATCTGTTTGATAAATGTAGAAAAGTACCATACTTCCCCCTGAAATGTGAGTAAGTAGAactataaaatgaaatgaacacacTCAAAGCACCAAACTACCTAAAAGATGTAATTTAAGTGCAATATTTAATGTATatggttacattccatcacagcTGGGGAAGTATTGGATTCTCTATCGCATCGTTTTGGTTACATTGCCATACAAGTTGAACATGTAGTTTTATTCAACAATCACAGGGTCTCTTGAAACGATTTTATTACGAATTAACAGGTATTAATCACTATTTTTATAGGTCATATGTGAGTAGATTATAATGTGATGTGGAAAAACTGAAACCTTTTGAGTCTCTCTTGGTTACCCACAAGTttgtggatgatttgttgaaaTTGTTTGATGCTGCTGGGCTGTGGATTTCattgtgaaggactcaggtcAGAGTTTCCACGAAAGTCCGAAGGCTGTGACTTCATGGATGTCCTTAAGTGCCTCGTCTTAGTGCCTCTCTCCGCtccactaacagagagcaacacagaagttccacagagccctccactgtgtttctgcttccACTGCTGTATGTGGCGAGtcaaaatataataacaaaCCAGCATAGGCGAGGGAGCAGTCTCAGCGTGCTTTCAAAAAATGTCCGTAAAGAGCAGAGCTTCTTCCTTTGCACCTGCTCAAAAATAGAGCCCTGGCTGTCAGCATGAGTGTTAACAACTGATATttgctgtcactgctgtttgATCATTTCCAGCTCCAGTAACGACCACAATAGGAAAAGGCCTCTGATTGTGTTTGATGGCAGTTCCTCTCACTCTGGCccaataaaagtaaagaaaccagaggGAACCACCGTGCCGACAGGAGTCACTGACAGGTTAAAACCTCCCCCTGTTGCAAACCTGTCCAACCCCATTCGCAAGCTGTCTGCAAACACATCGTCCACCTCTTCACCCAATCATCGCAGCAacgacacagacacaaacctgAAACGGGGAGCAAACAGCTCGGTAGGAACCCTTATTTATGTCAGCTCAGTAACACACAAATTTACTGTATGATTTAAGGAAGATAAGCACAATTATCAactttgttctgtgtttctcGTATTTAATCttgtatttaattgttttaattaatcgTTTGCGTAGTGATCGGGAGGGAAATCATGTAagataaacactgaaacagtacTTTGAACAGTATTACAATTATTTGATATCTAATATATTGAGAGATAACCACAAACACTGTGTAAATAAGGATGAAAACAAACCCCTAACATAGGAAGTGTTTTCTTGAATCAGACATCTTCATTATGTACAGAACAAACACTAGCAAATGCCAATGGATCAGCAAAACATCGTTGATACATCCTATGTTACATTGACCGCTTTTGTAactttgtgcttgtttttcttcaggagTCAGTGACGTCTCCAGAGGTAAAGAAAAAGATCCAGCATGTGACATggccctgacctctgacccatGACGGGAACTGACGGGATCTCAGGCTCTGAAGAACAGACCACTCCCCTCCCACTACATGTTGGTGCCCTCTGCCTGTCTTCTCCCCCGTCATACTTATCCCACTAACTGCATCACAAGAGGGAATGACAAGCCCTTTAACCTGTTTGTCGAGGCCGCCGCACAGCTCTCGACAAGAAGGTGTGGCGCTGTGGAGGTCATCCTGCTTGTCAAGTCACACGCTTCCATGTGGCTTCCCACAACCTCAAGTGGCCTTACCATCAGTAATCAGCAACTCCTCCAGTCCCCACGGAGACCTTCTacaggacaaaacaacaacacaccttttttttcatttcctgagATACCATTTAATATAAGTATGGTTGTTGGAATACTTTGTATGTGCACGAGTTGGTTTGAGAAAGATGGCCTCCACTGCTGTGAGAGCCTGTGGACTGCATTCTCTTAAAAAGCGTTTTGTGCTTTTGAAGTTCTTCCTAGTAGTGTTCCTTAGCTATTGAAATTTGAACCTTcaaattttatgttttaaagaaaagcagcatgaCATGCAGTTTTTCCCTACAGAAGAGCTGTGTACTTGTGTACCATCCGTATTTGACCACCCAAGAGTGAGTCAATTGTCATTCTTAAGACGAGCTGTATGAGTTTTCCCACattacatagtgttgctttaattgtcACTggctttccttctcctctctgcatctcgtttctgtttcttcttctgtctctctaccAGCAATGTTATCTGctttttttcagcagaaaaTTTGTTATGAAGTCACATTAAGATTTCACCCTTCACTCTGTTGTCATAACAGCAGGTAAGCCGTGTGTGGAGGCAGCTGTTGATTATGTAGCCAATAGGGCTGTAATGATACACGTATCGAAACTGAAATCGCGAAACTCAGATCCATGAACCTGTCTCGCGGTGTGAGAAGGCAGAGTCGCAACACAACTTCAAGTCCAGATCCAGCCCTACGAGCAATAAGTTGCCCCTTTCACACAGCGATTAACACCACAGCGGTGGTTTGCCGATTCTCCGCAGTTGGTTGTTCACACATTACGAAGCATTGCTGGAGTAAAGACGAACCGCTGTGTaaatcacacagaaagctgACACTACAGCTTCAATAGAGACATGACGGTACATGCCATGttgatgacgtgtgtgtgttttcaaggtgtttccctggTGTCTCCCCCATCAATCTAAACCcgcggacagtttataatcatgtgaatgctgttataatgtgtagtgattgagatcctgacccaccaaacaccttggaaagtgacaaagttatgtttttttgcTATAAATGACATAATTCCATAATCTCCATTAGTAAACAGGTCGCTGTCTGAATCTGACACTCGTGAAGtcggaggctgttttctgggggaaagttcactgaagtgaTCATCgcagtgattgtttttttcatcatgaaCACTtagtgagttaaagttttttttgtcgGTGACACACACTCTTTATTGGGGAGAAATGTGACAAGGAGTtggtaggacaggcgggaggatGGATGCTTCTCCACATAACAGCTGCGGTACTTTTTCCTcgttgccaaagacagttacagttactacgttacctTAGTTTGGTTCTGTGActttgctttgtgggacatttctcttaaTTTACTTGAGTGAGGGTCCAGTGCAGTTATCAGACCATCTGATAGACACACCCTCCATCTGCACAGCCGGCTCATCCATTCATACTTGTTCAGTTTGCCAATATTGCGTCTTTGATACTATCAGATGAATATCATATACagaagttattgaaatgttacataaataaaatgtttaattaaaaaaaataatcaaggTTTATATCGATCCGTGGGTCAAAACTCGTGATACAACCGAATCGTGAGTTTGATGTATTGTTACAGCCCTAGTCATCTTAACAACCAGGTGCACTTACAAGTTTCTACAAAACACTGATATGGACACCCATAACTGTTAAATgacctgcttctcatggccaATACCAATACGATAACTAAATTTCTAACCTGTAATTTTTGCAAACCTGAAGGTGAGAAAGACTGAGATGTattgagcaaagatggatgatttaataattcataGCTTGAATAAGAAGTTTTGTGTTGAAGACCTATAGACTTTACTCCCTCCCTTGGACACGACCAAGGGAGCTACTCACAACCAACAGAATAAAATGTGCACTTCGTCTGAATTTGCACAAAATTCGGCAATGCGGCACCTTCCCACAAGATTCTTCTTGTGCTTTGGAATGTATTGACCACGACACAAccataaattaacattttatttctcttaGACGCTGTTGTGTTCTCACTAGTGGCGCTCCTTCTCTTCATTCACTCATGCCGCTCTGTCTCAGTTAGTCTCTCTCCATAAGCTATGGAGTAGTTGACAACTTTGAATACTGTTTTTACAAACAGCTACCAACAAATCCTGCATAGAATGCCTCTAAACGAAGGCTTGATAATAGCAAAATAGCATCATCTCGTACCTCTGAGCTCAAATCTTCCAACGCTTTTGCCACTATATGCTTTCACTGTCAGCgagtctctgtgtgtggtgGTTGAGGGAGTGGAAGGTATCAGCGCTGTAGCCAACATCACTACGTTTTGCAACAGCTGAGTGGGAGTGTCCATTTTAAAACCCTGGCAGCACAGATGGACTCTTAAACAGTTTGTAATTGGTAGTTCTATGACTTGATTGGACAGACTGATATTCTAGAAAATGCCATAGACTCTCTTTGAGACTGATTGTCCAAATGATGGACATTGGAAAGAGGTATTGCGATCATGTTATGAAGCAaatgatattaaacattttaaagaattttcagtttttccctggtatacctttaaaaaaaaagaaaaaaaagaaaccacagaTCATGCTGAACTTaatgcagacattttgaaacagTAGTAGGTGTCAGTGTGTCCTCCACTGAATGAACATCAGTACTGTTTTCAGATTGTTCagggttttttaaaatatcaatgtgatgtaaaattaaatggaaatgatCATGATACTGCTTGGTGTCCATTTTGAGATACAATAAGCAACATATTGAATATCAGCTAGAccaagaaaatgttctttttgaaaGTATATTTATTTGGAATTGTGGCTAATTGACTTTGCTGGTAGTTTGAAGTGGATGTAATCAGAgttcatcaaaaacacacaggaaaaagaTTTACCAAGCATTTTGAATCCATTGTCATTTTTTGTACcaactgtttttaaataaattatgtcAATACAAAGGAtcagttttgtcagtttaatTACTGTAGAGGAGTCAGCAGCTCGGTGACCCATGTCTGATATCCCGGTATTGTAACATAAACGGTAATAAACACACTCTTAAACCAATATTGTTGTAAGAAATAAGAGAAATCTATGTCCTCTTGAGTAAACAGTTGGACACCATATGAGTAAAGACACAGTTTCAGTAAACTAATTGAATAGATTAAATTTTATTGTTGAATAGTCTTTGGTAAGAGCAGAACTCATTCACAAGACCTCTACTAAAACCTCAACTCACTTCATCAAGGTAATCCATGCACAAAGCAGTGATTATTATTACACTTCAAAGTGGATCGCTTATATTAATACTGTAGGTTTATTTCACAAAGATTCATACAGTGTCTGTCTGAAAACAGTTTGCTGCTTCATAATCATAATCTGAAATATCTTTACATTCACACCAAAAGTTATCTATTAGTAATTACTTTTTTCTCAGAGTGAACATTTAACTTAAATAAACTTTCTTAATTCAAATAACACCATTATTAGTCTCTGTTTCATGGCATACGACAATGTACATTCATAGTGATGCTAGGTTGTAAAGATGCTGTGCTCTGGTagtatttaaatttttttttttcattcctctgtCATTACATGGTTATCAGATCAGATGTATCCGTCGTCCCTCAGACGAATCAGATGTCCTTGCCGCACTCCGGGCACAGGATGTCATCACGTTCAGTCAGGAAGCCGCGACCAACCAGGGACACAGAGCACTTCTTACAGTTGAAGCAGTCGTTGTGCCACTGGCGCTCCTCAAAGGAAATGTACTTGCTTCCTCCGAGgcctgaaagagaagaagaggtaCCATTCAGAATGACTATAAACACTCCTGTCGACTCGTAGGAGGAATGATAATTAGATTAGTTATGATTACCGCTGATGGGGGTGGTGCAGGAAGCGCACTTCTTGGCATAAAGGTTGCAGAAGCAGTTGAGACAGTAGGCGAAGTCATCTCTAGAGGTGAACC is part of the Acanthopagrus latus isolate v.2019 chromosome 9, fAcaLat1.1, whole genome shotgun sequence genome and encodes:
- the gpr45 gene encoding probable G-protein coupled receptor 45, coding for MAFCNESRLEDCDFMEPDRAEETFPSEAATPVISVTLRVTLAAIMIFMITIGFLGNAIVCLIVYQKPAMRSAINLLLATLAFSDIMLSLLCMPFTAVTVATADWSFGSGFCRASIMLYWLFVLEGVSILLIISVDRFLIIVQRQDKLTPHRAKLLIAGSWVLSLCVSLPSVVGWRTGAAGMGGAWAPQCVLGYSDSLADRGYTVLLAVAVFFVPFAVMLYSYMCILNTVRRNTLRIHNHTSEHSCLPALNQVSKMRLTGLQRPPQIKVDMSFKTRAFTTILILFVGFSVCWLPHTVVSLLAVFSRQFYYSSVFYPISIGALWLSYLKTVFNPVIYCWRIRKFREACQEFIPKSCRLCPRVPGRSRRRVRPSNIYVCSETQSAV
- the c9h2orf49 gene encoding ashwin, coding for MATSTGQDGQADGASKLDLLLHPELLSQDFMQLLLSEKRVSTRDCESRDQLTELYLRHVIPLPQRSLPNTRWGKRMEKSQGRQTPAHLLKSNSSNDHNRKRPLIVFDGSSSHSGPIKVKKPEGTTVPTGVTDRLKPPPVANLSNPIRKLSANTSSTSSPNHRSNDTDTNLKRGANSSESVTSPEVKKKIQHVTWP